The following proteins come from a genomic window of Thermodesulfobacteriota bacterium:
- a CDS encoding SAM-dependent methyltransferase → MSGPITFAKFMQLALYHQGYGYYSSDRTRIGKEGDYYTSPCVHPAFGEIIGRFIYKVYKTLDIQEFTIVEMGAGKGYLALDVLDSIKRDQPEFYSNLNYLMVEISPTLVEEEKSILKDHIRKIKFLNSISEIEDEEVAGVFISNELLDSFPFHRLKYIKDNFQEIYVGLVNDQFTEILDSLSIIELKNYIDRYDIEFREGQEVEINLNAGKWLSDVSRVITRGFVLTIDYGFLAPELFNPTRMTGTSKCLYKHSANDDPLTHIGEQDITAHVDFSNLIRVGESVGLNTFKYITQGQFLIDWGILDIVERYSSKDKSSKTSEQKHILAIKNLFLPELMGDKFKVLIQEKNLGDKLKPFYPESPFKMSFEMPGDRYI, encoded by the coding sequence ATGAGTGGGCCGATTACGTTTGCAAAATTTATGCAACTGGCTTTATACCATCAAGGATATGGATACTACAGCTCAGATAGGACTAGAATAGGTAAGGAAGGAGATTACTATACGAGCCCATGTGTGCATCCGGCATTTGGTGAAATCATTGGCAGATTTATTTACAAAGTTTACAAAACCCTAGACATTCAAGAATTCACAATAGTAGAAATGGGTGCCGGTAAGGGATACTTAGCCCTAGATGTACTAGATTCAATAAAGAGAGATCAACCTGAATTCTATAGCAACCTCAATTACTTGATGGTGGAAATTAGTCCTACCCTAGTGGAAGAAGAAAAGAGTATACTGAAAGACCATATACGTAAAATCAAATTCCTTAACTCGATTTCAGAAATAGAGGACGAAGAAGTTGCCGGAGTTTTTATCTCAAATGAACTCTTAGACTCATTTCCGTTTCACCGCCTAAAGTACATAAAAGACAATTTCCAAGAGATATATGTCGGTCTTGTAAACGACCAGTTCACAGAAATCCTCGACAGTTTAAGCATTATTGAACTCAAAAACTACATTGATAGGTACGATATTGAATTCAGAGAAGGCCAAGAGGTTGAGATAAACCTTAATGCTGGGAAATGGCTGAGTGATGTAAGCAGAGTTATAACTAGAGGATTTGTCCTTACTATTGATTATGGCTTTCTTGCCCCTGAATTATTCAATCCCACCAGAATGACAGGCACGTCTAAGTGCCTATACAAACACAGTGCGAATGATGATCCCCTTACGCATATCGGTGAGCAAGATATCACAGCCCATGTCGATTTTTCAAATCTCATAAGAGTTGGCGAATCAGTTGGTTTAAATACGTTTAAGTACATAACTCAGGGACAATTCTTAATCGACTGGGGGATATTGGACATCGTTGAAAGATACTCAAGTAAAGATAAATCTTCTAAGACGTCAGAGCAAAAACATATTTTGGCCATTAAAAATCTATTTTTACCAGAACTTATGGGCGACAAATTCAAGGTACTGATCCAGGAAAAAAACTTGGGAGACAAGCTTAAACCATTCTATCCCGAATCACCTTTTAAGATGAGCTTCGAAATGCCTGGGGATAGATACATCTAG
- a CDS encoding CoA-transferase, with protein MSKVRTIEEAASLVSDGDRLAMGGLLLQRIPSAFARELARQGKKNLKVMKTAANYDFDLLCFADCVEEVAAGFVSFEAEFGLAPNFRRCVEEGRVRFNENSCYTVISSLRAAAFGVPFMPIANLGESYLVKKFKTVNNPYGNEEILTVPAVYPDWAVLHVQKADEDGNAIIYGPVFEDVIMSRAAKKIILTTEKIVSADEIEREGDLAVMPGFKVAAVVEVSNGSQPGSCYPYYDYSSERVRRYLSIKDRDALNQYLDEFRP; from the coding sequence TTGAGCAAAGTAAGGACTATTGAAGAAGCTGCTTCTCTTGTCTCAGACGGAGACAGGTTGGCAATGGGGGGTCTTCTCCTCCAGCGCATTCCCTCTGCATTTGCAAGGGAGCTTGCTCGTCAGGGGAAGAAGAATCTTAAAGTAATGAAAACCGCTGCAAATTATGATTTTGATCTTCTTTGTTTTGCGGATTGCGTAGAAGAGGTGGCAGCGGGTTTTGTAAGCTTTGAGGCAGAATTTGGCCTTGCGCCAAACTTCCGTCGTTGTGTTGAAGAGGGAAGAGTCAGATTTAATGAAAATTCTTGTTACACTGTGATCTCGAGTCTCAGGGCTGCTGCGTTCGGCGTCCCTTTTATGCCTATTGCTAATCTCGGTGAAAGTTATCTGGTTAAAAAATTTAAGACCGTTAATAACCCGTATGGAAATGAAGAAATCCTGACGGTACCTGCTGTTTATCCGGATTGGGCAGTGCTTCATGTGCAGAAAGCCGATGAAGATGGGAATGCCATAATATATGGGCCTGTTTTTGAGGATGTAATAATGTCACGAGCAGCGAAAAAGATAATTCTTACTACAGAGAAAATAGTTTCCGCAGATGAGATTGAAAGGGAAGGTGATCTTGCCGTTATGCCAGGCTTCAAAGTAGCAGCCGTCGTTGAGGTTTCAAATGGTTCGCAGCCGGGCTCGTGCTACCCTTATTATGACTATTCCTCAGAACGTGTTAGAAGATACTTGTCAATAAAGGATCGAGATGCCCTGAATCAATACCTGGATGAATTCAGACCTTAA